The following proteins come from a genomic window of Corynebacterium falsenii:
- the murG gene encoding undecaprenyldiphospho-muramoylpentapeptide beta-N-acetylglucosaminyltransferase yields the protein MVSVVVAGGGTAGHIEPAMAVAEAVRNADPSARITALGSPKGLESTLVPARGFDLSMIPPVPVPRKLNKDALTLPFRLARALWITRRELKRVKADVLIGFGGYVSAPAYLAAKSLGIPFFVHEANARAGVANKLGVALGGRGLAAVKGSGLRSSVVGIPVKEAVLTVDRAARRAEAREFFGLDADAPVLLVTGGSQGARSINDAVTGAAADLAANGIGVLHAYGKKNEVVAPDSDPAYVAVPYIDRMDLAYSAADVIVCRSGAMTVAEVSAVGLPAVYVPLPHGNGEQALNALPIVEAGGGVIVPDAELTPERLAAEVVPMFNDEQRLAAASEAAREAGHRDAAGKIADMLLKAAHGQRTE from the coding sequence GTGGTTTCGGTAGTGGTTGCAGGTGGCGGTACGGCGGGGCACATCGAGCCCGCAATGGCGGTAGCCGAGGCGGTCCGCAACGCCGACCCGTCTGCCCGGATTACCGCACTCGGTTCTCCAAAGGGCCTGGAATCCACCCTGGTTCCCGCCCGTGGCTTCGACCTGAGCATGATCCCGCCCGTCCCGGTGCCCCGCAAGCTCAACAAGGACGCACTGACGCTGCCATTCCGCCTGGCACGCGCTCTGTGGATCACCCGCCGGGAGCTCAAGCGTGTGAAGGCCGACGTACTCATTGGCTTCGGCGGGTACGTCTCGGCCCCGGCTTACCTGGCCGCGAAGTCCTTGGGTATTCCCTTTTTCGTCCATGAGGCCAACGCCCGCGCGGGTGTGGCCAACAAGCTCGGCGTGGCGCTGGGCGGTCGTGGCCTGGCGGCGGTCAAGGGCTCCGGCCTGCGCTCGTCTGTGGTTGGCATTCCTGTCAAGGAGGCCGTGCTCACCGTCGATCGTGCCGCCCGCCGCGCCGAGGCTCGGGAGTTCTTCGGCCTCGACGCAGACGCGCCCGTGTTGCTCGTCACTGGCGGCTCGCAGGGAGCTCGTTCTATTAACGACGCCGTTACGGGCGCAGCAGCCGACCTGGCGGCGAACGGGATCGGCGTGCTCCATGCGTATGGGAAGAAAAACGAGGTGGTGGCTCCTGATAGTGACCCCGCCTACGTGGCCGTGCCGTACATCGACCGGATGGATCTGGCGTATTCCGCGGCGGACGTTATTGTGTGCCGCTCGGGAGCGATGACCGTTGCGGAGGTGTCGGCGGTGGGTTTGCCGGCCGTGTATGTACCGCTGCCGCACGGTAACGGTGAGCAGGCGCTCAACGCTCTGCCCATCGTAGAGGCCGGGGGTGGGGTGATCGTCCCGGATGCAGAGCTCACGCCGGAGCGTTTGGCCGCGGAGGTCGTGCCGATGTTCAACGATGAGCAGCGCCTAGCCGCGGCATCCGAGGCTGCTCGGGAAGCCGGCCACCGCGATGCAGCGGGTAAAATCGCAGACATGCTTCTGAAGGCCGCGCACGGGCAGCGGACAGAGTAG
- the murC gene encoding UDP-N-acetylmuramate--L-alanine ligase, whose amino-acid sequence MVGIGGAGMSGIARILLARGYRVTGSDMKDSRSILALRSAGATVEIGHAAENLRLGGELPTVVVTSFAAIPQDNPELVAAREAGIPVLRRSDVLALLMEDNRAFLLAGTHGKTSTTSMAVAALQAAGEDPSFAIGGQLNRAGTNAHQGTGDIFVAEADESDGSFLAYSPEVAVVTNIEPDHLDYFGSEEAYREVFERFAERIQPGGYLVLCLDDKGAAELAEKLVARENTFSVLGYGTRSGVDAHPTVPVGAVIESSTVTSYGTSSDVVVSDEHYTLKVGIPGSHMVLNALAALLGGHLLGADTAKLVEGIGGFDGVRRRFEYHGTAGGVEVYDDYAHHPTEVTAVLTAARERISAKGAGRVIVAFQPHLYSRTITFSDEFAQALSLADSVVLLDIFGARENPVEGVDSRIIGRKITSDWHYVEDFSAVPAAVAEIAQPGDMVLTVGAGTVTMLADEILRELDS is encoded by the coding sequence ATGGTGGGCATCGGCGGAGCTGGCATGTCCGGCATCGCCCGTATTCTTCTGGCTCGCGGCTACCGCGTCACCGGGTCGGATATGAAGGATTCCCGCAGCATCCTCGCGCTGCGCAGCGCCGGCGCGACCGTCGAGATCGGTCACGCGGCCGAGAATCTTCGCCTTGGGGGAGAGCTGCCGACCGTCGTGGTGACGTCTTTTGCCGCGATTCCCCAGGACAACCCCGAGCTCGTCGCGGCCCGCGAGGCCGGAATCCCCGTGCTGCGCCGCTCGGACGTACTAGCCCTGCTCATGGAGGATAACCGCGCGTTCCTACTGGCGGGCACGCACGGCAAGACTTCCACCACGTCCATGGCCGTGGCCGCGCTGCAGGCCGCGGGCGAAGATCCTTCCTTCGCCATCGGTGGCCAGCTCAACCGGGCCGGCACCAATGCCCACCAGGGCACCGGGGACATCTTCGTGGCCGAAGCCGACGAATCCGATGGTTCTTTCCTGGCCTACTCGCCGGAAGTGGCCGTGGTGACCAACATCGAGCCGGATCACCTGGACTACTTCGGGTCGGAAGAGGCCTACCGGGAAGTGTTCGAGCGCTTCGCCGAGCGCATCCAGCCCGGGGGGTATCTTGTGCTGTGCCTGGACGATAAGGGTGCCGCCGAGCTCGCCGAGAAGCTGGTCGCCCGGGAAAACACCTTCTCGGTCCTCGGCTATGGCACGCGTAGTGGCGTCGACGCTCATCCGACCGTGCCGGTGGGTGCGGTGATCGAATCGTCGACCGTGACCAGCTATGGGACCTCCTCGGACGTGGTGGTCAGCGATGAGCACTACACGCTCAAGGTCGGTATCCCGGGTTCGCACATGGTCCTCAACGCCCTAGCGGCGCTGCTGGGTGGTCACCTGCTTGGTGCCGATACGGCGAAGTTGGTGGAAGGCATCGGCGGGTTCGATGGCGTGCGCAGGCGCTTCGAGTACCACGGCACTGCCGGTGGTGTGGAGGTCTACGACGATTACGCTCACCACCCGACCGAAGTGACGGCAGTGCTGACCGCGGCGCGGGAGCGCATCTCTGCGAAGGGCGCGGGCAGGGTCATCGTGGCCTTCCAGCCGCACCTGTATTCACGGACGATCACGTTCTCCGATGAGTTCGCGCAGGCACTGTCTCTGGCAGATTCGGTGGTGCTGCTCGATATCTTCGGAGCTCGTGAAAACCCCGTGGAGGGTGTGGATTCGCGGATTATCGGCCGAAAGATCACGTCTGATTGGCACTACGTGGAGGACTTTTCTGCGGTCCCGGCGGCAGTGGCGGAGATCGCCCAGCCCGGTGACATGGTGCTCACCGTGGGCGCCGGAACTGTGACAATGCTGGCCGACGAGATCCTGCGGGAGTTGGACAGCTAG
- a CDS encoding cell division protein FtsQ/DivIB — MKKVVAIGVALIAIAAAVVFFFPVITVNKVEVQGATNADVAAIEDAAGITAGENMLRIDAAAAAQRVAKVPWVEKVTVARNWPRTVNITVTEHDAVGYIKDGSTPLAVDAHGNIFLSGIQPPGAVEFARVKPDDEQAIRAAAGAVASLVPELRQQLEQVDVPNAEAVTLKFKDNKTVFWGSADREKEKAEATRIVLGREGQEGTTWNVSNPAMPSVRG; from the coding sequence GTGAAAAAGGTCGTGGCTATTGGCGTGGCGCTGATCGCCATCGCTGCTGCGGTGGTGTTTTTCTTCCCCGTCATCACTGTGAACAAGGTGGAGGTGCAAGGGGCCACGAACGCGGACGTGGCCGCCATCGAGGACGCGGCGGGTATTACGGCGGGGGAGAACATGCTGCGCATTGACGCGGCCGCAGCCGCCCAGCGGGTGGCGAAAGTGCCGTGGGTGGAAAAAGTCACCGTGGCGCGCAATTGGCCCCGCACGGTGAATATCACCGTGACTGAACACGACGCTGTGGGATACATCAAGGATGGTTCCACTCCCTTGGCGGTGGATGCTCATGGAAATATTTTCCTCTCCGGTATCCAGCCGCCCGGTGCGGTGGAATTCGCCCGGGTGAAGCCGGACGACGAGCAGGCCATTAGGGCGGCGGCGGGCGCCGTGGCCTCGCTGGTGCCGGAGCTGCGCCAACAGTTGGAACAGGTCGATGTGCCCAATGCCGAGGCTGTAACGCTGAAGTTCAAGGACAACAAGACTGTGTTCTGGGGTTCGGCAGATCGGGAGAAGGAAAAGGCCGAAGCAACGCGGATCGTCCTAGGCAGGGAAGGCCAAGAGGGTACGACGTGGAATGTGTCTAATCCAGCTATGCCGAGCGTGCGGGGCTAG
- the ftsZ gene encoding cell division protein FtsZ, with product MTTPGPKLAEIKVVGVGGGGVNAVNRMIDAKLQGVEFIAINTDAQALLLTDADVKLEIGRDETRGLGAGANPEVGRTSAEDHKDQIEEILAGADMVFVTAGEGGGTGTGAAPVVANIAKKQHALTVGVVTRPFSFEGKRRAKQAMEGIEELREVCDTLIVIPNDSLLRMSDEDMSMVEAFRKADEVLLNGVEGITKLITTPGLINVDFADVRSVMSDAGSALMGIGTSRGEKRAVKATEAAINSPLLESTMRGAKGVLLSFAGGSDLGLMEVSEAAELVEEQADEDANIIFGTIVDDQLGDEVRVTVIATGFDDSPSAESAAQRGSVKQESASAQGGAHAAAQGGAHSAAESASARTSTSIFDGEKAPESETRREPVSSFAKRNPSRPEPTPAPASDRGLFTQHEPEPVDDEDDLDLPDFR from the coding sequence ATGACAACTCCAGGACCCAAACTCGCCGAAATCAAGGTAGTAGGCGTGGGTGGCGGCGGCGTCAATGCCGTCAATCGAATGATCGACGCCAAGCTGCAGGGCGTTGAATTCATCGCTATCAACACCGATGCTCAGGCGCTGCTGCTGACTGACGCGGACGTCAAGCTGGAAATCGGCCGCGACGAAACGCGCGGTCTTGGTGCAGGCGCAAACCCCGAGGTCGGCCGCACCTCCGCCGAGGACCACAAGGACCAGATCGAGGAGATCCTCGCAGGTGCCGACATGGTCTTCGTCACCGCTGGTGAAGGTGGCGGCACCGGCACCGGCGCTGCCCCCGTGGTGGCCAACATCGCCAAGAAGCAGCACGCACTCACCGTGGGCGTGGTGACCCGCCCCTTCAGCTTCGAGGGCAAGCGCCGCGCCAAGCAGGCCATGGAGGGCATCGAAGAGCTGCGCGAAGTGTGCGACACGCTCATCGTGATCCCCAACGACTCTCTGCTGCGCATGTCCGATGAAGACATGTCCATGGTGGAAGCGTTCCGTAAGGCCGATGAGGTGCTGCTCAACGGTGTTGAGGGCATCACCAAGCTCATCACCACCCCGGGCCTGATCAACGTGGACTTCGCCGACGTCCGCTCCGTTATGAGCGACGCAGGTTCCGCCCTCATGGGCATTGGTACCTCCCGCGGCGAGAAACGGGCAGTGAAGGCCACCGAGGCTGCCATCAACTCCCCGCTGCTCGAGTCCACCATGCGCGGCGCCAAGGGCGTGCTGCTCTCCTTCGCCGGTGGTTCCGACCTGGGCCTCATGGAGGTTTCCGAGGCCGCCGAGCTCGTCGAGGAGCAGGCTGACGAGGATGCCAACATCATCTTCGGCACCATCGTTGACGACCAGCTGGGCGATGAGGTGCGCGTGACCGTCATCGCCACCGGCTTCGACGATTCTCCCTCAGCCGAGTCCGCTGCTCAGCGAGGCTCCGTGAAGCAGGAATCCGCCAGCGCCCAGGGCGGTGCCCACGCTGCCGCCCAGGGTGGCGCCCACAGCGCTGCCGAGTCCGCTTCCGCTAGGACCTCCACCAGCATCTTCGACGGCGAGAAGGCCCCCGAGTCCGAGACCCGCCGCGAGCCCGTCAGCAGCTTCGCCAAGCGCAACCCGTCTCGCCCGGAGCCCACCCCGGCACCGGCTTCCGACCGCGGCCTGTTCACTCAGCATGAGCCGGAACCGGTCGACGACGAAGACGACCTGGATCTCCCGGACTTCCGCTAA
- the pgeF gene encoding peptidoglycan editing factor PgeF — MTRSDDPTVGKARRVRKVFTDRNGGASAEPFGTFNLGDHVGDDLVAVAANRERLSSLLGVDLVFMEQIHSPNVTEVTAATVAGNAGEAGTDSANGTGITVETTDALITTVPRVGLVVLTADCVPLLLSDEDAGVIAAVHAGRMGARNGIVRRTVDRMEQLGAIPANIHVLMGAAASGANYEVPDAMAADVESKLPGSKTRTSKGTTGLDIRAGLTRQLLSMGVRSIDADPRCTIESPNFFSYRREGKTGRQAGVVWME, encoded by the coding sequence ATGACTCGCAGTGACGACCCCACGGTTGGCAAGGCCCGCCGGGTGCGCAAGGTCTTCACCGACCGCAACGGCGGAGCATCCGCTGAGCCCTTCGGCACGTTCAACCTTGGGGATCACGTGGGCGATGACCTAGTCGCCGTCGCCGCCAACCGCGAGCGACTGAGCTCGTTGTTGGGTGTGGACCTGGTGTTTATGGAGCAGATCCATTCGCCCAACGTCACCGAAGTCACCGCCGCGACGGTCGCCGGCAACGCAGGTGAAGCAGGCACCGACAGTGCGAACGGCACCGGTATAACCGTCGAGACCACCGACGCCCTCATCACCACCGTGCCCCGCGTGGGTCTAGTGGTGCTCACCGCCGATTGCGTGCCCCTGTTGCTCTCCGACGAGGATGCCGGCGTGATCGCCGCCGTCCACGCCGGACGGATGGGTGCCCGCAATGGCATCGTCCGCCGCACCGTGGATCGCATGGAGCAGCTGGGAGCGATCCCCGCGAACATCCACGTGCTCATGGGGGCCGCCGCCAGCGGTGCCAACTACGAGGTTCCGGACGCCATGGCAGCCGATGTGGAGTCCAAGCTGCCTGGCTCCAAGACCCGCACCTCGAAGGGGACCACCGGCCTAGACATCCGTGCCGGGCTCACCCGCCAACTGCTCAGCATGGGCGTACGCAGCATCGACGCGGACCCGCGCTGCACCATCGAGTCGCCCAACTTCTTTTCCTACCGCCGGGAAGGAAAGACGGGTCGCCAGGCCGGCGTAGTCTGGATGGAGTGA
- a CDS encoding YggS family pyridoxal phosphate enzyme, translated as MTGAPSGNRSDELAANLRAVRQRIADAGGADLLPITKFHPVADIKLLRAFGVGAVGENREQEAKQKHAELGGDPAIHMVGQIQTKKANSVARWAAAVHTVDSDKLLHALDRGAGLAIERGDREGALPVLLQFSADGDPDRGGAVAEDIDRLADAAAAAEHLELRGLMTVPPLGANAAEVFATGRRLLDSIADRVLGAPVYSAGMSGDLETAIAEGSTLVRVGTDIMGPRPVI; from the coding sequence ATGACTGGAGCACCTAGCGGTAACCGTTCCGATGAACTCGCTGCCAACCTGCGTGCTGTCCGCCAGCGGATTGCGGACGCCGGAGGGGCCGACCTGCTACCCATCACCAAGTTCCACCCGGTCGCGGACATTAAGTTGTTGCGCGCTTTCGGCGTCGGAGCTGTGGGTGAGAACAGGGAGCAGGAAGCGAAGCAGAAACACGCCGAGCTCGGCGGCGACCCTGCCATTCACATGGTGGGGCAGATTCAGACGAAGAAGGCCAATTCCGTGGCGCGATGGGCGGCTGCGGTGCACACCGTGGATAGCGACAAGCTCCTGCATGCGCTCGATCGCGGTGCCGGGTTGGCCATTGAGCGTGGCGATCGTGAGGGTGCGCTGCCGGTGTTGCTGCAGTTCAGTGCCGATGGCGACCCGGATCGGGGTGGGGCAGTGGCTGAGGATATTGATCGTCTCGCCGATGCCGCCGCCGCAGCCGAGCACCTGGAGTTGCGCGGCCTTATGACGGTTCCGCCGCTCGGGGCGAACGCGGCCGAGGTTTTTGCGACCGGACGGCGCCTGCTTGACAGCATCGCCGACCGTGTGTTGGGCGCACCGGTGTACTCGGCGGGCATGAGCGGTGACCTGGAAACCGCCATTGCCGAGGGGTCCACGCTGGTGCGTGTCGGAACGGACATCATGGGCCCTCGACCAGTAATTTGA
- the sepF gene encoding cell division protein SepF, translating to MGNNSMDKIKEFFGFGTVDSYQNDYEDDRFREERDYPSYRSDVREDRYGSRHSSYSSYDDAPSPRARYGGSGASRVDDIPARRSQPVQPAQPSYTAMTLGSYTQAGDLAAELKKGDIVAFSLSGLEKSEARRVLDFAAGLARGLDAKLEKLKGVRNFVLIPNGVTLEQDQLDAVADDL from the coding sequence ATGGGAAACAACTCCATGGACAAGATCAAAGAGTTCTTCGGCTTCGGCACGGTAGATAGCTACCAGAATGATTACGAGGACGACCGCTTCCGTGAGGAGCGCGATTACCCTTCGTACCGCTCCGACGTTCGCGAGGACCGTTACGGTTCCCGCCACTCCAGCTACTCGTCCTACGACGACGCCCCCAGCCCCCGCGCCCGCTACGGCGGCTCGGGAGCGTCACGGGTGGATGACATCCCGGCTCGTCGCAGCCAGCCCGTGCAGCCGGCTCAGCCTAGCTACACCGCGATGACCCTGGGTAGTTACACCCAGGCCGGCGACCTGGCTGCGGAGCTGAAGAAGGGTGACATCGTTGCCTTTTCCCTCAGTGGTCTGGAGAAGTCCGAAGCACGCCGCGTGCTGGACTTCGCCGCTGGCCTGGCCCGTGGACTGGACGCCAAGCTGGAGAAGCTCAAGGGCGTGCGCAACTTCGTGTTGATCCCGAACGGTGTGACCCTGGAGCAGGATCAGCTCGACGCAGTTGCAGATGATCTGTGA
- a CDS encoding YggT family protein: MNEVIYLLILLIRFYVLILLLRIIIEMIQSFSRNWRPQRWFTIIAEPMFVITDPPVKALRRLIPPLRMGNVGLDVSVLVLFFILQLLQLILGAFVR, translated from the coding sequence GTGAACGAAGTAATTTATCTGCTGATCCTGCTGATCCGCTTCTACGTCCTCATCCTCTTGCTGCGGATCATCATCGAGATGATTCAGTCCTTCTCTCGGAACTGGCGGCCACAGCGGTGGTTCACGATCATTGCCGAACCCATGTTTGTTATTACCGACCCGCCGGTGAAGGCGTTGCGCCGCCTCATTCCGCCGCTGCGGATGGGAAATGTGGGCCTTGATGTGTCGGTTCTGGTGCTGTTTTTCATCCTGCAGCTGCTCCAATTGATTTTGGGAGCATTTGTCCGCTAA
- a CDS encoding DivIVA domain-containing protein, whose protein sequence is MPLTPADVHNVAFSKPPIGKRGYNEDEVDQFLDLVEDTLAELQDENSDLKQKVDELGKNSSAAAASSAPKVDEAALRRQIESEVRAEVEAENRKRSSQQDASVKSEYEEKVRRAEARAKDAEDRVRAAEERARKAEAEAAEAKDQAKKAAQASAQKDNSASAAAVSGDGKSGVATAETHMQATRVLALAQEMADRLTDDAKSEASSMLEEARSTARKIVQDAESSSKATLSDAQKKADAQLSDAKERSERMLSEAKQKSEAQLSDAKQRSETMISDANAQSEAQIRSAQEKANALQQDAERKHTEIMTTVKKQQAALEARIEELRTYEREYRTRLKTFLESQLDELNSRGTAAPAGSIDVDGDNR, encoded by the coding sequence ATGCCGCTCACTCCAGCTGATGTGCACAATGTCGCGTTCAGCAAGCCGCCAATCGGCAAGCGTGGTTACAACGAGGATGAGGTCGACCAGTTCCTTGACCTGGTCGAGGACACCCTCGCTGAACTGCAGGACGAGAACTCTGACCTGAAGCAGAAGGTCGACGAGCTCGGCAAGAACTCCAGTGCTGCAGCTGCATCGTCCGCTCCGAAGGTTGACGAGGCCGCCCTGCGCCGCCAGATCGAATCCGAGGTCCGCGCCGAGGTTGAGGCGGAGAACCGCAAGCGTTCGTCCCAGCAGGATGCTTCCGTGAAGTCCGAGTACGAAGAGAAGGTTCGCCGTGCTGAGGCTCGCGCCAAGGATGCGGAAGACCGTGTCCGCGCTGCTGAGGAGCGCGCCCGCAAGGCTGAGGCCGAGGCCGCTGAGGCTAAGGATCAGGCCAAGAAGGCCGCTCAGGCTAGCGCTCAGAAGGATAACTCAGCTTCGGCTGCTGCTGTGTCCGGCGATGGAAAGTCCGGTGTCGCTACCGCCGAGACTCACATGCAGGCAACCCGCGTCCTGGCCTTGGCTCAGGAGATGGCAGACCGCCTCACCGACGATGCCAAGAGCGAAGCCAGCTCCATGCTGGAGGAAGCACGCAGCACCGCCCGCAAGATCGTGCAGGATGCGGAGTCCAGCTCCAAGGCAACCCTGTCCGACGCTCAGAAGAAGGCAGACGCACAGCTCAGCGACGCCAAGGAGCGCTCCGAGCGCATGCTGTCCGAGGCCAAGCAGAAGTCCGAGGCGCAACTCAGTGACGCCAAGCAGCGCTCCGAGACCATGATCTCCGACGCCAACGCACAGTCCGAGGCCCAGATCCGCTCCGCTCAGGAGAAGGCAAACGCCCTGCAGCAGGACGCAGAGCGCAAGCACACCGAGATTATGACCACGGTCAAGAAGCAGCAGGCTGCTCTGGAGGCTCGTATCGAGGAGCTGCGCACCTACGAGCGCGAGTACCGCACCCGCCTGAAGACCTTCCTCGAGTCTCAGCTCGATGAGCTCAACAGCCGCGGAACGGCCGCTCCGGCCGGTTCCATCGATGTTGATGGAGACAACCGCTAA